A single genomic interval of Spirosoma linguale DSM 74 harbors:
- a CDS encoding transcriptional regulator, XRE family (PFAM: helix-turn-helix domain protein~SMART: helix-turn-helix domain protein~KEGG: hso:HS_0935 hypothetical protein) — protein MTFGTILRKNREKKRLSQKEVAEHIGIAQATYHNWETEQSSFRVEYLPKLAEVFDVAMGDLMPEGTTLKLMNNQHQKNHDRSVVGFDVTINESRELYTELVNSKDEIIRLLKEENTLLKVRNAQLDENQKRDA, from the coding sequence ATGACCTTTGGAACGATATTGCGTAAAAACCGGGAAAAGAAGCGACTCTCTCAAAAAGAGGTGGCAGAACACATTGGCATAGCACAGGCTACTTACCACAATTGGGAAACAGAACAGTCGAGTTTTCGAGTAGAGTATTTGCCCAAATTAGCCGAGGTATTTGACGTGGCTATGGGAGATTTAATGCCTGAAGGCACTACGTTGAAACTGATGAACAATCAGCATCAGAAGAACCACGATAGATCAGTAGTAGGTTTTGATGTTACTATAAACGAGTCGCGTGAGCTATATACAGAGTTGGTGAATAGTAAGGATGAAATAATCCGATTGTTAAAGGAAGAAAATACATTGTTAAAAGTTCGTAATGCACAATTAGATGAAAACCAGAAAAGAGATGCTTAA